The Oryzihumus leptocrescens sequence TGGCGCGACACGTTCGAGATCTACACCCCGCCCTCCGGGATGTCGTGTCGCGGCGTGACGGCCGCCGAGTTCATGGCGCTGCCGCGGGAGGGGCGCGCTGCGCTGGTGCGCACCCAACGGGCCGTTGGACGACGACTCGTGCCGAGCGTGCGGGCCTGGCCGGCGCTGCGTGCCCATGGCAGCCGTGAGCAGGCCGACGGGCACCGGTTCGTCTGGTGGCCGGACCTGCTGGAGGGCCGCGAGGACGAGGCGCTCGTGCCGTTCGTGGAGGAGGGGATGCGGCGCAGCCGTCACGCCGAGGTCCCGGCTGCCACCTGGCGCGAGGCCGGTCGCGTTCTCCCGGGGCCCGTGTGCTGGCCGGGACGTTCCCGGACGGCAGCGGACCCAACTGCCTGGCGACGGTGATGGCTGCCTCGGGGGTCAGCGACGCGGCGACGCAGTGGATGCAGCGGGAGCCGTTCGAGGAGTGGCTCGCCGCCCGCACGCGTCCCGGCGGCCGGGACGACCGTCCGGGCACGGTCCTGGTGTGGCGTTCGGCGGAGGGGCTCGTCCAGCACGCTGCCGTCACCCTCGGCGACGGCTGGGCGTTGCACAAGCCCTCGCAGGGGTGGATGAGCCCGGTGAAGGTCCTCACCGTGGCCGAGGTGCTGCTCAGCGCACGGTGTCCGGGCCGGCGGCTCACGCGACGCATCCTGGCCCAGCCGCCCCCGACCTGACATGCCGAGAGGGACGTTCCTCGGGGTTCGCGTACTGCGAAACCCGGAGGTACGTCCCTCTCGGCGGGATGAGGGTCAGTGCTCGCGGCCGCGCTCGCGGCGGGTCAGGCCCACCACGCCGATGAGCAGCAGCAGCAGGCCGGCCACGATCACCGAGCCGGGACCGAGCTGCGACCAGCTGACCGTCAGGTCCGTCGTCTCGCGCAGGATCGCCAGCGCGGCGACCGCGATCGCGAACACGCCGAGCAGGATCGCCGCGGCGTGCGGCCCGCGCGGGCGCTCCGGAGAGGTGACCGCCGGGGCCGCCGGAGCCACGGCCGGCGTGGCCGCAGCCGCCGGGGTGACCGACTCGGCATACCGCTGGGTGTCTTCGCCGACCGGCGCGCTCGGCGCGTCCTGGGGCTCGCCGGTGGAGGGCAGGGCCTGGGTCGGGTCGCCGGCCTCGACCGGCTCGGTGCCGTCGTGGGACTGGTCCATGCTCATTCCTTGACCACCTTGATCTCTCCGAAACCGACGCCGGCCTTGATGGTCAGCTCGGTGGGGCCGGTGCCGATGACGGCGTGCTTGCTGACGTCGCTGCCCGAGCTGTTGCTCACGCCGCCGTCCTGGGGGTAGGTGATCTCGCCGACGCCCACATGGCTGTCGACGGCGACCGTGACGTCGTTGGGCACGATGACGGTCAGCTGGCCGACGCCGACGGATGCCGGCACGGTGACCGCGGTCAGGCCGTTCGCCGGCAGCCGGGTGAGGTCGAGGACCGCGTCGCCGACGGCGATGCCGAAGGTTGAGTCCGCCGAGATCGTCTGCGGCCGCCAGGTCTGGTCGCCGATGCGGGCGCTGACGTTGAGGTTGCTGGGGAAGATCGCCACGGCCCACACGGCGACGGCGAGGCAGACGGTGAGGAAGCCGAGGAAGCCCGCGCGCCACCCGGCGATCCCGATGCCGAGGACGAGCACGCCCAGGGCGCCGAGCGCGCTGGCGAGGGCGATGACGGTGTGGTTGCCGGGCAGGTTGAACACGTCGCCCAGCCAGGTCATCAGGCCGTAGGTCACCAGGGCGAGGCCGATGCCGACCAGGGTCATCAGCGCTCCACCCGAACGGCGCCGCGCGGGCGGGGTGAAGCTGCTCCCGACCTGCTGGCCCCAGGCACTGGCACGCTCGCCGACACCCTGGCCCCAGGCGGCGGCGCGCTCGCCGGCGTCCTGACCCCAGGCCGCGGTGCGCTCGGCCACCTGCGTTGACCACGCAGCCCCCGCGGGCGCCGACGGTGCCGCGCCCATGGCCGAGGTCGTCGTGGTGGGGCCGGTGGGCGGCGTGCCCTGCTCACCCGGCGCCGCCGGCTGCGCGGGCTGGCCGGGAGGGGCCGGGGGCGTGCGGCCCTCGCGGTTGCTCAACGCCCACCACAGCAGGCCGCCCAGGACGAGCAGCCCCCACGGGAAGCTCCAGAAGCCGTTGTGGCCGAACCACCACGGGAAGCCGCTGAACACGGCGAAGCCGGTGATGACCAGCAGCACCACCGCGCTGCCCTCGCCGTGCCGGAGGGCGCGCTCGGCCATGATCGAGCCGTTCGTGTCCGGCAGCAGCAGCCACGCGACCAGGTAGGCCGAGACGCCCACGCCACCGAGCAGCACCAGCAGCACCGTCGCGGCGCGCACGATCACCGGGTCGACGCCGAGGCGGTCGGCGATGCCGGAGCAGACGCCGCCGATCCACCTGTCGTGGGCGCGTCGCCGGACCCCCAGGCCGCGCAGGCCGTCGAAGAACTTGTCGAGCGCGTTCACCGGTGCGCTCCCCGTCGATTCGTTCATGGCTCGATCCTGCTGCGCGCCAGGGGGCGCGGCCATGAGGAACGTCCCTGAGCCGACCCTGACCCGCCCCTGAGAACTACCCGCGGCACCTGACCCGGGGCCTCGGGGTGGGACAGGATGGGCACGTGCCCACGCCCTACGAGCCCACCCGGCCGCCCGAGCCGTCGCCGCACCGGCTGACCCGCCCGGTCGAGGGCCGCTGGATCGGCGGCGTGTGCGCAGGGCTGGCCGAGCACCTGGACCTCGACGTCAACGTGGTCCGGATCTGCTTCGTCCTGGCCAGCTTCCTCGGTGGCGCGGGCATCGGCGTGTACCTCTTCCTCTGGGCCCTCACCCCGCAGGAGCGGCCCGCCACCGATCCTGTTGTGGGACAAGGTGATCCGACCCGTCGGAGCCGGCCGATGCGTTCGGAGGCTGCCCGCAACCTGCTGCTCGGCGCCGCCCTGGTGGTCCTCGGCACGGCCCTGGTGCTCCAGCAGCGCGGGGTGAACCTGCGCCTGGACATCGTCATCCCGGTCCTCGTCGTGGCGCTGGGCGCCGTGCTCGCCTGGACCCAGCTCGACGACACCGAGCGCGACCGCTGGCTGGCGCGCGGGGGTGCCGACCGGCCGCCGGGGATGCTGCGGCTCGGGGCGGGCGTGGTCCTCGCCATCGCCGGGATCATCGGCCTGGCCGCGCTGGGCCGGGGGCTGGGCGGGCTGTGGAACGTCGCGGTCGCCGCCGCGGCGGTCCTGGCCGGGGTCGCGCTCATCGCCACCCCGTGGGCGGTCCGGCTGTGGAACGACCTGCGCGAGGAGCAGGCCCGGCTGGTGCGGGCCACCGAGCGCGCCGACATCGCGGCGCACCTGCACGACTCGGTGCTGCAGACCCTGGCCCTCATCCAGCGCAAGGCCGACGACCCGGCCGAGGTGGCGCGCCTCGCCCGCGCCCAGGAGCGCGAGCTGCGCGGCTGGCTGTATGCCGGTCCCCGCGGGTCCGGGGCCAGCCTCGCCACCGCGGTCACCGAGGTCGCCCACGAGGTGGAGGACCTGCACGGGGTGCCCGTCGAGCTCGTCGTGACCGGCGACCGGCCGCTGGAGGAGCCCGGCCAGGCGCTCGTGCGGGCCCTGCGCGAGGCGCTGCTCAACGCGGTGCGCCACGGCCGGCCGCCCGTCTCGGCCTACGTCGAGGTCGGGCCCACCCTGGTCGAGGCGTTCGTCCGCGACCACGGCGACGGGTTCGAGGCCGACGCCGTCCCGGCCGACCGCCTCGGCGTGCGCGAGTCGATCGTCGGCCGGATGGACCGGCACGGCGGGTCGGCCCGGGTGCGGCGCCTCGAGGACGGCACCGAGGTCGCCCTGTCCCTGCCCGTGGCCCCGCCCGGCGACGAGACCGAACGATCCCCTGAAACCGTTGCACCACAGACCAACCCGACCACCGCCACCGAGCCGGGGCAGCGCGCCGCGACCCCGTCCGAACCTCCGGGAGCCCGCTCATGACCGACCCGATCCGGCTCGTCCTCGTCGACGACCACCGCATGTTCCGCTCCGGGGTCAAGGCCGAGCTCGACCCCTCGCTGGAGGTCGTGGGGGAGGCCGCCGACGTCGACGAGGCGGTGCGCGTGGTCGCCGCCACGCGCCCCGACGTGGTGCTGCTCGACGTGCACCTGCCCGGCGGCAACGGCAACGGCGGCAGCGACGTCATCAGCGGGTCGCGCGGCGCGACCACCGGGTCGGGGGCACCGGTGCGGTTCCTGGCGCTGTCGGTGTCCGACGCCGCCGAGGACGTCATCGCGGTCATCCGCGCCGGGGCCCGGGGCTACGTGACCAAGACGATCAGCGGGAACGACCTGACCACGGCGATCCGCCGCGTCGCCGACGGTGATGCGGTGTTCAGCCCACGACTGGCCGGCTTCGTCCTCGACGCGTTCGGCGCCGCCGCCGGCGAGATCGCCGAGGTCGACGAGGAGCTGGACCGGCTCAGCGCCCGCGAGCGGGAGGTGATGCGGCTGATCGCCCGCGGCTACCAGTACAAGGAGGTCGCCAAGGAGCTGTTCATCTCGGTCAAGACGGTCGAGACCCACGTCTCGTCGGTGCTGCGCAAGCTGCAGCTGTCCTCCCGGCACGAGCTGACCGCCTGGGCCGTGGGCCGCCGCCTGCTCTGACCCCCTCGAGCTGGACGTTGGTGCCCCTTCAGCGCTCGCGAAGGGGCACCAACGTCCAGCTCGGCGAGGTAGGGAGTGGGGCACCGAGGTCTGGCGCGATCGGCGTCGCCGGGTTCTACTGGCTACGTGTCGTCCCAGCGCGGGGTGCGGGCCCAGGTCGCGGACTCCTGGTTCCGCTCGGCGGCGGCGGGGGTCCAGGCCGACCTCGTCGACGCCCCGATCACGCTGCCCACGGACGTGCTGCGCGACCACCGCGAGGCGCACCCGCTCTCCCGCGTCTTCCCGCTGCTCGACGACGTGCTCGGCCAGGCCGCCCGTGACTGCGACGCGATCTTGGCGGTCAGCGACTCCGCCGGGCAGCTGCTCTGGGTGTGCGGCCACCCCCAGGTCCTGCGCCAGGCCGAGGCCATCGGCTTCGTCGAGGGCGCCAACTGGGACGAGCGCGTGGCCGGCACCAACGCCCCAGGCATGGCCCTGCGGCTGGACGAGTCGGTCAACATCATCGGCGCCGAGCACTTCCGCCGGTCGGTGCAGCGCTGGAGCTGTGCCGCCACCCCGATCCACGACCCGCAGACCCATGGCCTGCTCGGCGTCCTCGACATCACCGGCGGTGACCAGATCGTCGTGCCGCAGACCATGGCGATGGTGCGGGCCGCGGCCCGCATGGCAGAGGCCGAGCTGGCGCGCGAGGTGCTCTCGCGTCGCAGCGGCGAGCCACGGCATACCTCGCGCGGCCTGTCGGTCGTCATGGAGTCGCTCGGGCGCTCCGAGACGCTGCTCTCCCTCGACGCCGGCCGCGGGCACCAGGGCACGCTGCGGCTGAGCCCGCGGCACAGCGAGATCCTGCTGCTGCTCGCCTCCGCGCCGCGTGGGCTCTCCGGGGACGAGCTCGCGGTGCTGCTCTACGAGGAGGACGTCAGCGCCTCGACGCTGCGGGTCGAGCTCAACCGGCTGCGGCACCTGCTCGGCGAGGACGTGCTGGCGTCGCGGCCCTACCGCCTCGCCGCCGAGATCGCCGGGGACTGGCTCGCCGTCGAGGCGCACCTCGCCTCCGGCGACGTGCGCTCCGCGCTGCGCCTGTATCGCGGCCCGCTGCTGCCGCACTCGGCCGCCCCGGGCGTGGTGCGGCTGCGCGAGGAGGTCCACGAGTCGCTGCGCCGCGCGGTGATGCAGAGCCGGGAGGCGGACCTGATGTCGACGTGGACGCGCGCCTCGTGGGGCAGCGACGACTACGCCATGTGGCTCGCCCAGCGGGCCGTGCTGCCGAAGGGCAGCCCGCTGCGGCCGTTGGTGCTGGGGCAGCTCGCCCGCCTCGACCGCGAGCTG is a genomic window containing:
- a CDS encoding PspC domain-containing protein, encoding MNESTGSAPVNALDKFFDGLRGLGVRRRAHDRWIGGVCSGIADRLGVDPVIVRAATVLLVLLGGVGVSAYLVAWLLLPDTNGSIMAERALRHGEGSAVVLLVITGFAVFSGFPWWFGHNGFWSFPWGLLVLGGLLWWALSNREGRTPPAPPGQPAQPAAPGEQGTPPTGPTTTTSAMGAAPSAPAGAAWSTQVAERTAAWGQDAGERAAAWGQGVGERASAWGQQVGSSFTPPARRRSGGALMTLVGIGLALVTYGLMTWLGDVFNLPGNHTVIALASALGALGVLVLGIGIAGWRAGFLGFLTVCLAVAVWAVAIFPSNLNVSARIGDQTWRPQTISADSTFGIAVGDAVLDLTRLPANGLTAVTVPASVGVGQLTVIVPNDVTVAVDSHVGVGEITYPQDGGVSNSSGSDVSKHAVIGTGPTELTIKAGVGFGEIKVVKE
- a CDS encoding ATP-binding protein; amino-acid sequence: MPTPYEPTRPPEPSPHRLTRPVEGRWIGGVCAGLAEHLDLDVNVVRICFVLASFLGGAGIGVYLFLWALTPQERPATDPVVGQGDPTRRSRPMRSEAARNLLLGAALVVLGTALVLQQRGVNLRLDIVIPVLVVALGAVLAWTQLDDTERDRWLARGGADRPPGMLRLGAGVVLAIAGIIGLAALGRGLGGLWNVAVAAAAVLAGVALIATPWAVRLWNDLREEQARLVRATERADIAAHLHDSVLQTLALIQRKADDPAEVARLARAQERELRGWLYAGPRGSGASLATAVTEVAHEVEDLHGVPVELVVTGDRPLEEPGQALVRALREALLNAVRHGRPPVSAYVEVGPTLVEAFVRDHGDGFEADAVPADRLGVRESIVGRMDRHGGSARVRRLEDGTEVALSLPVAPPGDETERSPETVAPQTNPTTATEPGQRAATPSEPPGARS
- a CDS encoding LuxR C-terminal-related transcriptional regulator, with translation MTDPIRLVLVDDHRMFRSGVKAELDPSLEVVGEAADVDEAVRVVAATRPDVVLLDVHLPGGNGNGGSDVISGSRGATTGSGAPVRFLALSVSDAAEDVIAVIRAGARGYVTKTISGNDLTTAIRRVADGDAVFSPRLAGFVLDAFGAAAGEIAEVDEELDRLSAREREVMRLIARGYQYKEVAKELFISVKTVETHVSSVLRKLQLSSRHELTAWAVGRRLL
- a CDS encoding GAF domain-containing protein, coding for MSSQRGVRAQVADSWFRSAAAGVQADLVDAPITLPTDVLRDHREAHPLSRVFPLLDDVLGQAARDCDAILAVSDSAGQLLWVCGHPQVLRQAEAIGFVEGANWDERVAGTNAPGMALRLDESVNIIGAEHFRRSVQRWSCAATPIHDPQTHGLLGVLDITGGDQIVVPQTMAMVRAAARMAEAELAREVLSRRSGEPRHTSRGLSVVMESLGRSETLLSLDAGRGHQGTLRLSPRHSEILLLLASAPRGLSGDELAVLLYEEDVSASTLRVELNRLRHLLGEDVLASRPYRLAAEIAGDWLAVEAHLASGDVRSALRLYRGPLLPHSAAPGVVRLREEVHESLRRAVMQSREADLMSTWTRASWGSDDYAMWLAQRAVLPKGSPLRPLVLGQLARLDRELS